The Agromyces atrinae genome window below encodes:
- a CDS encoding ABC transporter ATP-binding protein has translation MTIATADNSLLAARGTGTAVSFEDVVKDYGSNRVLHGLDLHIEPGEFVSLLGPSGCGKTTALRVLSGLEVANGGIVRIGGDDVSRVPTNRRDLGMVFQSYSLFPHLSVAANTAFGLRRRGADKRLAASRAHDALALVGLDHLAERYPHELSGGQQQRVALARALVTEPRVLLLDEPLSALDAKVRVQLRDEIRRLQLRLGITTVFVTHDQEEALAVSDRIAVMDAGRIDQIGTPEELYLRPATANVAAFVGLSSVVSAVVSGGFVDVFGARVAVIGEHADGPAEVFVRPENVRLASSGTPALVQESTFLGSVRRTLVTTDAGELVRVQHAASERLEFGERVHITISDAPVAVR, from the coding sequence ATGACCATTGCCACCGCCGACAACTCCCTGCTCGCCGCGCGCGGCACGGGCACGGCCGTCTCGTTCGAGGACGTCGTCAAGGACTACGGCTCGAACCGCGTGCTGCACGGCCTCGACCTGCACATCGAACCGGGCGAGTTCGTCTCGCTGCTCGGGCCGTCGGGTTGCGGCAAGACGACCGCGCTGCGGGTGCTGTCGGGCCTCGAGGTCGCGAACGGCGGCATCGTCCGCATTGGCGGGGATGACGTCTCGCGCGTTCCGACCAACCGGCGCGACCTCGGCATGGTGTTCCAGTCGTACTCGCTGTTCCCGCACCTGAGCGTCGCGGCGAACACGGCGTTCGGGCTGCGGCGACGCGGCGCCGACAAGCGCCTCGCGGCGAGCCGGGCGCACGACGCCCTCGCCCTCGTCGGCCTCGATCACCTCGCCGAGCGGTACCCGCACGAGCTCTCGGGCGGGCAGCAGCAGCGCGTCGCGCTCGCCCGCGCGCTCGTCACCGAGCCGCGCGTGCTCCTGCTCGACGAACCGCTCTCGGCACTCGACGCGAAGGTGCGCGTTCAGCTGCGAGACGAGATCCGCCGGCTGCAGCTGCGCCTCGGCATCACGACGGTGTTCGTCACGCACGACCAGGAGGAGGCCCTCGCCGTCTCCGACCGGATCGCCGTGATGGATGCCGGTCGCATCGACCAGATCGGCACGCCCGAGGAGCTCTACCTGCGCCCGGCGACCGCCAACGTCGCCGCGTTCGTCGGGCTCTCGAGCGTCGTCTCGGCGGTCGTGTCGGGCGGGTTCGTGGATGTCTTCGGCGCACGTGTCGCCGTCATCGGGGAGCACGCCGACGGGCCGGCCGAGGTGTTCGTGCGGCCGGAGAACGTGCGGCTCGCGTCATCCGGCACCCCCGCGCTCGTGCAGGAGTCGACGTTCCTCGGGAGCGTGCGCCGCACCCTCGTGACGACGGATGCCGGCGAGCTCGTGCGCGTGCAGCACGCCGCGTCGGAGCGCCTCGAGTTCGGCGAGCGCGTGCACATCACGATCTCCGACGCCCCCGTGGCCGTCCGCTGA
- a CDS encoding FAD-binding and (Fe-S)-binding domain-containing protein: MSVATASRAGVAPSDTAFGDRLRTALGPRTDDAVSVDAFDRIVAAVDASHFLYTPNAVVTAASTEDVVSVFRLAHAEGRHVTLRSGGTSLSGQASADDILLDTRRGFRDIEPNADGSVVRVGPGATVRAVNARLARYGRKLGPDPASESAATIGGVIANNSSGMACGTVHNSYQTLRSLTAVLPSGTVIDTGRADADERLAVAEPELYAGLLLLRQRILSDPAHVAEIRRQYRGKNTMGYGLNSFLDFETPVEVLAHLLVGSEGSLGFVAGAEFDTIVVARRAATALVIFPDLASATGILPLLVETGAATIELMDAGSLRVVQADPTAAGVVDDLVIEDHAALLVEYQSTDDEGLAALVAAAQAALAAAGAPAFEPTTDARERAKLWHVRKGLYAAIAGARPSGTTALLEDIAVPVESLAEACVALQQLFDRHGYADAVIFGHAKDGNIHFLLTEDFTSPGGVERQRVFTEDLVDLVLSRGGTLKAEHGTGRIMAPFVERQFGAELYGVMREVKRLCDPRGILNPGVLIGDDPEAHLTHLKLTPAVESEVDRCVDCGYCEPVCPSRDVTLTPRQRIAVRRARAAAQASGDARLDAHLARAEEYASVETCAVDGMCQTACPVLINTGDLVRRLRENEQPALVKAGGAIAAKQWKTVSRGAATALTIAKAAPAPLVTAATDVGRALLGSDIVPRYGRDLPRGGPKRAVRGGVGAASDLESTDDTIVLFAACVGSMFGAAGDGIGAAEAFRRLCERAGVSIVTPENADGLCCGTPWKSKGLAGGYATMVERVAASLVAASDRGRLTIVTDNSSCTEGLVLAIRQANRTGADPVDLRIEDSVDFAARRLLPGIQVTDRLGSLALHPTCASTRLGSNDNLRALADAVAETVDVPDAWGCCGFAGDRGMLHPELTASATAPEAAELAGGGHDAHASCNRTCEIGMTRATGSEYRHVLELLEERTR; encoded by the coding sequence ATGAGCGTCGCGACCGCCTCGCGCGCGGGCGTCGCCCCGTCGGACACGGCGTTCGGCGACCGCCTCCGCACCGCGCTCGGCCCGCGAACGGATGACGCGGTGAGCGTCGACGCCTTCGACCGTATCGTCGCAGCCGTCGACGCCTCGCACTTCCTCTATACGCCGAACGCCGTCGTCACCGCCGCCTCGACCGAGGACGTCGTGTCGGTCTTCCGCCTCGCGCATGCCGAGGGGCGCCACGTCACCCTGCGCTCGGGAGGCACGAGCCTCTCAGGACAGGCCTCGGCCGACGACATCCTTCTCGACACCCGACGCGGATTCCGCGACATCGAACCGAACGCCGACGGCAGCGTCGTGCGCGTCGGGCCCGGCGCGACCGTTCGTGCTGTGAACGCCCGCCTCGCCCGGTACGGACGGAAGCTCGGCCCCGACCCCGCGAGCGAGAGCGCCGCGACGATCGGCGGCGTCATCGCCAACAACTCGAGCGGCATGGCGTGCGGCACGGTGCACAACAGCTATCAGACGCTCCGCTCGCTCACCGCGGTGCTGCCGAGCGGCACGGTCATCGATACGGGTCGCGCCGACGCCGATGAGCGCCTCGCCGTCGCCGAGCCCGAGCTCTACGCGGGGCTCCTCCTGCTGCGGCAGCGCATCCTCAGCGATCCGGCGCACGTCGCCGAGATCCGTCGCCAGTACCGCGGCAAGAACACCATGGGATACGGCCTCAACTCGTTCCTCGACTTCGAGACGCCCGTCGAGGTGCTCGCGCACCTGCTCGTCGGCAGTGAGGGCTCGCTCGGTTTCGTCGCCGGCGCCGAGTTCGACACCATCGTCGTCGCCCGGCGCGCGGCGACGGCGCTCGTGATCTTCCCCGATCTCGCCTCGGCCACCGGCATCCTGCCCCTGCTCGTCGAGACGGGAGCCGCGACCATCGAGCTGATGGATGCCGGTTCGCTGCGTGTCGTGCAGGCCGACCCCACGGCGGCGGGCGTCGTCGACGACCTCGTGATCGAGGATCACGCCGCGCTGCTCGTCGAGTACCAGAGCACGGATGACGAGGGGCTCGCCGCCCTCGTCGCGGCCGCGCAGGCCGCGCTCGCCGCGGCCGGTGCTCCCGCTTTCGAACCCACGACCGATGCCCGGGAGCGCGCGAAGCTGTGGCACGTGCGGAAGGGCCTCTACGCGGCGATCGCCGGCGCACGCCCCTCGGGCACGACGGCGCTGCTCGAAGACATCGCGGTGCCGGTCGAGAGTCTCGCCGAGGCGTGCGTCGCCCTGCAGCAGCTCTTCGACCGTCACGGATACGCCGACGCCGTGATCTTCGGGCACGCGAAGGACGGCAACATCCACTTCCTCCTCACGGAGGACTTCACGAGCCCCGGCGGCGTCGAGCGGCAGCGCGTCTTCACCGAAGACCTCGTCGACCTCGTGCTCTCGCGCGGCGGAACCCTCAAGGCCGAACACGGCACGGGCCGCATCATGGCGCCGTTCGTCGAGCGCCAGTTCGGTGCAGAACTCTACGGAGTGATGCGCGAGGTCAAGCGGTTGTGCGATCCCCGCGGCATCCTGAACCCGGGGGTGCTCATCGGCGACGACCCCGAGGCGCACCTCACGCACCTGAAGCTCACGCCCGCCGTCGAGTCGGAGGTCGACCGCTGCGTCGACTGCGGATACTGCGAACCGGTGTGCCCGAGCCGCGACGTGACGCTCACTCCGCGGCAACGCATCGCCGTGCGGCGCGCGCGGGCGGCCGCGCAGGCATCGGGTGATGCGCGGCTCGACGCCCACCTCGCGCGCGCCGAGGAGTACGCCTCGGTCGAGACGTGCGCCGTCGACGGCATGTGCCAGACGGCGTGCCCCGTGCTCATCAACACCGGCGACCTCGTGCGGCGACTGCGCGAGAACGAGCAGCCTGCGCTCGTGAAGGCCGGCGGAGCGATCGCGGCGAAGCAGTGGAAGACCGTGAGCCGGGGAGCGGCGACGGCGCTCACGATCGCGAAGGCTGCTCCGGCTCCGCTCGTGACGGCGGCGACGGATGTCGGTCGCGCGCTCCTCGGAAGCGACATCGTTCCCCGGTACGGCCGCGACCTTCCGCGTGGTGGGCCGAAGCGCGCGGTGCGGGGTGGCGTTGGCGCGGCTTCGGATCTCGAGTCGACCGACGACACGATCGTGCTCTTCGCGGCGTGCGTCGGATCGATGTTCGGCGCCGCGGGCGACGGCATCGGCGCGGCCGAGGCGTTCCGGCGTCTGTGCGAACGGGCCGGAGTGTCGATCGTGACGCCCGAGAACGCCGACGGGCTCTGCTGCGGAACGCCCTGGAAGTCGAAGGGCCTCGCGGGCGGCTACGCGACGATGGTCGAGCGCGTCGCCGCGAGTCTCGTCGCCGCGTCCGACCGCGGGCGGCTCACGATCGTCACCGACAACTCGTCGTGCACCGAGGGACTCGTGCTCGCGATCCGTCAGGCCAACCGCACGGGCGCCGACCCCGTCGACCTCCGCATCGAGGACTCGGTCGACTTCGCCGCGCGGCGCCTGCTGCCGGGCATCCAGGTCACCGACCGTCTGGGCTCGCTCGCGCTGCACCCCACGTGCGCGAGCACTCGCCTCGGCTCGAACGACAACCTGCGCGCGCTCGCCGACGCCGTCGCCGAGACCGTCGACGTGCCCGACGCGTGGGGATGCTGCGGGTTCGCGGGCGACCGCGGCATGCTGCACCCCGAGCTCACGGCGTCGGCGACGGCGCCCGAGGCGGCGGAACTCGCGGGCGGCGGGCACGATGCGCACGCGTCCTGCAATCGCACGTGCGAGATCGGCATGACGCGCGCCACGGGCTCCGAGTATCGACACGTGCTCGAGCTCCTCGAAGAACGCACTCGCTGA
- a CDS encoding ABC transporter permease translates to MTILAPIESPPGATDAGTDATARSSRRSGHAGVPAAIGLVPFALYLALFLALPTIFAVGSGFASDDGFTLDNVLALGDPVIVSTFANSIGLSALTAVIGAILGALACYAMLGLGEGSRSRGLVEAASGVLAQFGGVMLAFAFIATIGLQGLVTLWLRDTFGIDIFADGAWIYGLPGLVLPYIYFQVPLMIITFLPAMSALKPQWAEANLSLGGTRAGFWLHIGMPVLAPSFLASLLLLFANAFSSYATAAALASQGSQIVPLQIRTALTSETMLGRENLAGALALGMVVVMAITMGLYALVERRAARWRR, encoded by the coding sequence ATGACGATCCTCGCCCCGATCGAATCCCCGCCCGGGGCGACGGATGCCGGGACGGACGCCACCGCGCGTTCGTCCCGGCGCTCGGGCCACGCCGGGGTGCCCGCCGCGATCGGCCTCGTGCCGTTCGCCCTCTACCTCGCCCTCTTCCTCGCGCTGCCGACGATCTTCGCGGTCGGCAGCGGCTTCGCGAGCGACGACGGCTTCACGCTCGACAACGTGCTCGCCCTCGGCGACCCCGTCATCGTGTCGACGTTCGCGAACTCGATCGGTCTCTCGGCCCTCACGGCCGTCATCGGCGCGATCCTCGGCGCTCTCGCCTGCTACGCCATGCTCGGTCTCGGCGAGGGCAGCCGCTCGCGCGGTCTCGTCGAGGCTGCGAGCGGCGTGCTCGCCCAGTTCGGCGGCGTCATGCTCGCGTTCGCGTTCATCGCGACGATCGGCCTGCAGGGTCTCGTGACGCTGTGGCTGCGCGACACGTTCGGCATCGACATCTTCGCCGACGGCGCCTGGATCTACGGACTCCCCGGTCTCGTGCTGCCCTACATCTATTTCCAGGTGCCGCTCATGATCATCACCTTCCTGCCGGCGATGAGCGCCCTCAAGCCGCAGTGGGCCGAGGCGAACCTCTCGCTCGGCGGCACCCGCGCGGGCTTCTGGCTGCACATCGGCATGCCCGTGCTCGCCCCGTCGTTCCTCGCGAGCCTCCTGCTGCTCTTCGCCAACGCCTTCTCGTCGTACGCGACGGCCGCGGCGCTCGCGAGCCAGGGCTCGCAGATCGTGCCCCTGCAGATCCGCACGGCGCTCACGAGCGAGACGATGCTCGGCCGCGAGAACCTCGCCGGCGCGCTCGCCCTCGGCATGGTCGTCGTCATGGCCATCACGATGGGCCTCTACGCCCTCGTCGAGCGCCGGGCTGCGCGGTGGCGTCGATGA
- a CDS encoding ABC transporter substrate-binding protein: protein MPRTAIVKRASAALALAAAASLVLSSCAGTEAEAGDAPATDAATATSIADFGTFADLEAAAKAEGALNVIALPRDWANYGEILDLFAERYPEISITEQSPDVSSAEEIQAAKTNAGLDTAPDVFDLGLTVALQSTDYFAPYKVETWDDIPDALKESNGLFVGDYGGYMSIGYDSSKYDAPTALDDLLGADYKGAVAINGDPTQAGAAFAAVGLATVQSGGDLDDFQPGIDFFQKLNQAGNMLKVDVTTATVTSGETPVVFDWDYLNAAHTASNPAWEVVILDGTGYAGYYNQAINKDAPHPAAARLWQEFLYSDDVQNLWLKGGARPVRMEAMIDAGTIDQALADALPEAPDETVVPTEAQSTDAGTLLGANWAAAVN, encoded by the coding sequence ATGCCCCGCACCGCGATCGTGAAGCGCGCATCCGCAGCGCTCGCACTCGCCGCAGCCGCGTCGCTCGTTCTGAGCTCGTGCGCCGGAACCGAAGCCGAAGCCGGCGACGCACCCGCGACCGACGCCGCCACCGCGACGAGCATCGCCGACTTCGGCACGTTCGCCGACCTCGAGGCCGCGGCCAAGGCCGAAGGCGCACTGAACGTCATCGCCCTCCCCCGCGACTGGGCGAACTACGGCGAGATCCTCGACCTGTTCGCCGAGCGCTACCCCGAGATCTCGATCACCGAGCAGTCGCCCGACGTGTCGAGCGCCGAGGAGATTCAGGCCGCGAAGACCAACGCGGGCCTCGACACCGCCCCCGACGTCTTCGACCTCGGCCTCACCGTCGCCCTGCAGTCGACCGACTACTTCGCTCCCTACAAGGTCGAGACGTGGGATGACATCCCCGACGCCCTCAAGGAGTCGAACGGCCTCTTCGTCGGCGACTACGGCGGATACATGTCGATCGGCTACGACTCGTCGAAGTACGACGCCCCGACCGCCCTCGACGACCTCCTCGGGGCCGACTATAAGGGCGCCGTTGCGATCAACGGCGACCCGACGCAGGCGGGCGCGGCGTTCGCCGCCGTCGGTCTCGCGACCGTGCAGTCGGGCGGCGACCTCGACGACTTCCAGCCCGGAATCGACTTCTTCCAGAAGCTCAACCAGGCCGGCAACATGCTGAAGGTCGACGTCACCACCGCGACCGTCACGAGCGGCGAGACCCCCGTCGTCTTCGACTGGGACTACCTGAACGCCGCCCACACCGCGTCGAACCCCGCGTGGGAGGTCGTGATCCTCGATGGAACCGGCTACGCCGGTTACTACAACCAGGCCATCAACAAGGACGCCCCGCACCCCGCGGCCGCGCGCCTCTGGCAGGAGTTCCTCTACAGCGACGACGTGCAGAACCTGTGGCTCAAGGGCGGCGCCCGCCCCGTGCGCATGGAGGCCATGATCGACGCCGGAACCATCGACCAGGCGCTCGCCGACGCTCTCCCCGAGGCCCCTGACGAGACGGTCGTCCCGACCGAGGCTCAGTCGACGGATGCCGGTACGCTCCTCGGCGCGAACTGGGCCGCAGCGGTCAACTAG
- a CDS encoding ABC transporter permease — MSARGIGPSRATRWVVAVVLIGLFLVPIVSMIEYTTRDGSGGHSLVNWLALFDPANESKYRPIWVGLGNSLVLALVSVAIVLFLLAPTMVLISLRFPGLRRIFEFLVLLPISIPAIVLVVGLAPIYLVIGRTFGTGIWTLAFAYGITVLPFAYRAIQASIDATDMKTLAEAARTLGAGWPTILGRVLAPNLRPGLLAASLISVAVVLGEFTIASLLNRQNLQTALVVVGKQDPYASVILSLLALAFAFVLLVVIGRAGAARRTSKGRS, encoded by the coding sequence ATGAGCGCGCGCGGCATCGGCCCGAGCCGCGCGACCCGCTGGGTCGTCGCGGTCGTGCTCATCGGCCTCTTCCTCGTTCCGATCGTCTCGATGATCGAGTACACGACGAGGGATGGCTCGGGCGGCCACTCACTCGTCAACTGGCTCGCCCTGTTCGATCCGGCGAACGAGTCGAAGTATCGACCCATCTGGGTGGGCCTCGGCAACTCGCTCGTGCTCGCCCTCGTGAGCGTCGCGATCGTGCTGTTCCTGCTCGCGCCGACGATGGTGCTCATCAGCCTGCGCTTCCCCGGGCTCCGCCGCATCTTCGAGTTCCTCGTGCTGCTGCCGATCTCGATCCCCGCGATCGTGCTCGTCGTCGGGCTCGCGCCGATCTACCTCGTCATCGGCCGCACGTTCGGCACGGGCATCTGGACCCTCGCGTTCGCCTACGGCATCACCGTGCTGCCGTTCGCCTACCGTGCGATCCAGGCGTCGATCGATGCGACCGACATGAAGACGCTCGCCGAAGCGGCCCGCACGCTCGGCGCCGGCTGGCCGACGATCCTCGGGCGCGTGCTGGCGCCGAACCTGCGACCCGGCCTGCTCGCGGCATCCCTCATCTCGGTCGCCGTCGTCCTCGGCGAGTTCACGATCGCGTCGCTCCTCAACAGGCAGAACCTGCAGACGGCTCTCGTGGTCGTCGGCAAGCAGGACCCGTACGCCTCCGTCATCCTCTCGCTCCTCGCCCTCGCCTTCGCGTTCGTCCTGCTCGTCGTGATCGGGCGAGCGGGCGCTGCACGTCGCACCTCGAAAGGCCGCTCATGA